One genomic window of Mercenaria mercenaria strain notata chromosome 2, MADL_Memer_1, whole genome shotgun sequence includes the following:
- the LOC123563120 gene encoding solute carrier family 22 member 4-like isoform X2: MVVVFNFVGFMSTNWIMFSVSRFFIGFGAGDFISVQHCILSEIMLAKWRPWITGFPSWPIQVCALAFISWLIKDWRYIQLFCCLLGIPFLFTWFIIPESFRWFVAHDRLADAKNIIERWAKMNRKPVPELDNIMVCDDSETKESEKKYTFIHLFKSKALTKITLLLAINWLALGMVFYAITFGIQALSGNIYLNLFLFSLAGIPTKVVALWLQNRLGRRISNVLCFILVAASGFIVGVVQSIDASNKEILTNVFSIIASVGINTAWGPVQTMTIEVYPTVVRMPTCPD; encoded by the exons ATGGTTGTTGTATTCAATTTCGTTGGTTTTATGTCAACAAACTGGATAATGTTTTCTGTATCACGATTTTTCATAGGATTTGGTGCAGGGGATTTCATCAGCGTTCAGCACTGCATTTTATCTGAAATTATGCTAGCAAAATGGCGACCATGGATTACTGGCTTTCCTTCTTGGCCAATCCAGGTCTGTGCTTTGGCATTTATATCATGGTTAATAAAAGACTGGCGCTATATACAACTTTTCTGTTGTTTACTTGGGATACCGTTCTTGTTCACTTGGTT CATCATACCAGAAAGCTTCCGTTGGTTTGTTGCCCATGATCGTCTTGCCGATGCTAAAAACATAATAGAACGATGGGCAAAGATGAACCGAAAACCTGTTCCTGAGCTTGATAACATAATGGTATGTGACGATTCAGAAACGAAAGAATCAGAGAAAAAATACACATTCATTCATCTGTTCAAATCGAAAGCTCTTACAAAAATCACACTTTTGTTGGCAATTAATTG GCTGGCTTTGGGCATGGTGTTTTACGCAATTACGTTTGGAATCCAAGCTCTCTCTGGAAATATTTACTTGAACTTGTTCCTGTTCAGTCTGGCGGGGATACCCACTAAAGTTGTAGCCCTTTGGTTGCAAAACAG GTTGGGAAGGCGAATTTCAAACGTGTTGTGCTTTATTCTTGTTGCTGCCAGTGGCTTTATTGTTGGAGTTGTACAGAGTATAG ATGCAAGCAACAAGGAAATACTTACAAACGTATTTTCGATTATCGCTAGTGTGGGCATCAACACTGCCTGGGGACCTGTACAGACTATGACTATTGAAGTGTATCCAACCGTTGTCAG
- the LOC128550311 gene encoding uncharacterized protein LOC128550311 produces MQEKRSSTKPTSPDQIIEDLGGCGRFQVFMGITVHLTKTLISFSVMSTIMLTATPPKWWCANDKVKFNKTSCSVDANATCPEKTCFMNDTKCETFEFAGVRTLVSEFSLLCDLDYIPSTVMSLQASGMLVGSLIAG; encoded by the exons ATGCAAGAGAAACGTTCCTCGACCAAACCAACAAGCCCAGATCAAATAATCGAGGATCTGGGTGGTTGTGGCAGGTTTCAGGTATTCATGGGTATTACAGTCCATCTCACAAAGACGCTCATAAGTTTCAGTGTAATGAGCACGATTATGTTAACCGCTACTCCTCCGAAATGGTGGTGTGCTAATGATAAAGTGAAGTTTAATAAAACATCGTGCTCAGTGGATGCCAATGCAACATGTCCTGAAAAGACGTGTTTTATGAATGATACCAAGTGTGAAACATTTGAATTTGCCGGTGTTAGGACATTAGTGTCTGAG TTCAGCCTTCTGTGTGACCTTGACTACATTCCAAGTACAGTGATGTCACTACAGGCTTCCGGTATGCTTGTAGGAAGTCTCATAGCGGGGTAG